The following nucleotide sequence is from Lytechinus pictus isolate F3 Inbred chromosome 10, Lp3.0, whole genome shotgun sequence.
AAAGGCTcttatcttttatttatttttattggtttatctcttattttgaatatttgttttcaaagtcagcactgttgctatattgaattgcgttaTGCAGGCAAGattgccagaggcgttccacttgtgcAGTATTAATATTAAAAACTTGAGGgtaagattttgaattttcaagatgAATCTGAAAGGAAAAGTCCCTATTCCATTAAACTTTAATAATGGTTATTTAATGTTTATTGGCAAATGGATGAATGTAATTTCATATCACTACTTATATTAAAGTGACATTGAAGGTTAAAGGTAGTTTTGGGGTCAGTAAAGTGATATTAGAAAGAGTTAAACAACTTTGCACTTGTTAAATCATCTGTCAGAATCTGTTAAATATGCTTAACATGCGTCTGAAATTTCAGGTTACTAGGTCAAGGCCAATTGCCATTTCAGATAAATTAACTTAAATGAGAATTgatatgtttattattattgaaaaaaatacgtAATCACATGAAATGTATGTATGAAATGAAGTGGTCAAGTGCCATTGGAGGTTAACTTAAGATTCtattatgaaatgaaagttgtttttttttctctttttttaacatGATTCATTTTTCAAGTAGTTAAATTCAAACTCATCACTGGTGCTATATTGAATAGTGTAAtacaggcaagactgccagaggcattccacctTTTTATAATTCTGATTATCAACCTTtgtaaaatcataattatgtcaATGACAACATCTGTAGAATACATTCCAACCTGGAATATACACATGCTAGAAATAGATAAGGAATATGCACATGCTTGCAATAAATAAAGAGTGAATTGaatcaaatttaattgaaaatactTTATTTCCTGTTGACAGGTCATCAGAAGGTCAGGAACCTCCTGCAGATGGTTGCCTcacaaagaaaaacaacggaAGAAGGATTGGACGGCTCAGGAGAAACGACAACTCTTCATCACAGGATGACTACTCCAAAGCCCTCACCAAAGAGTTCTGCAACTGGGTTTCAGGGTTCGGGCTGGATCAACAATTGTGTAGAAGAATCAACAATTCACAGTATCTATGCTAGTGGTTATGAGACAAAGCCCGCCCTCTCTGTGCTGATCCATGTCATCGAGCTGACAAACGTGCCTGCAGAGCTAAGGGTGCCGGAACAGTTTCACAAAAAAACAAAGGCTCCATTACAGACTTCAGAACAGGTGGAGAAGAAGCAGAAAGAGTTGGTGAGTAAAATAAGATTTCAAACATTTGAATTGCCTGAATACCATAtatgcacaccttacgactggtccacgatccgattttggaattTCCTTAAATAACACCCACCAAAGATTCAGCGATGTGTCCGAGTCCATTCAGTCCGAGTTCGGCCTGTCCGAGTCTGGCACATGTGCAATCTATTACATAATCAGAAAGACGTTTCTCATTCAAAATATCTATAGTTAAAAAAAAggcacaaaatatttataagaaGAAAGTATATAGTTGATTTTAGTTTTAAAATTACATGTAGTGAAAGTCCTAAGAAACATACCAAGATTAGATATTTTCACATGTTTCTAAGCACCCTCCTTGTTCTGTAAGCAAACATTCCCCAAACCTTCAATATGTGTAAATGTAATCTGAGAAAATATTTTGCCAGATAAGAATATGGTGAACTGaaggtattttattatataaaagtgaaattcaaatgtacacatatcataatatttcatgttttgaaaaatccctttcccttttcaaaattaataaaacaaaagcaTTTCCGAAAA
It contains:
- the LOC135155653 gene encoding protein FAM47E-like, which encodes MVASQRKTTEEGLDGSGETTTLHHRMTTPKPSPKSSATGFQGSGWINNCVEESTIHSIYASGYETKPALSVLIHVIELTNVPAELRVPEQFHKKTKAPLQTSEQVEKKQKELKCITVQGITLFSWVKMIYRAWYLKPKTWKRRASTECCP